In the genome of Aedes aegypti strain LVP_AGWG chromosome 2, AaegL5.0 Primary Assembly, whole genome shotgun sequence, the window AGACTCTGACCGTCATCAAGAAGGTCCCAGTCCCATACCCAGTAGAGAAGCACATCCCAGTGCCAGTGGAAAAGCACATCCCAGTGCCCGTGAAGGTTGGAGTGCCAAAGCCTTATCCAGTGTACAAGACTGTCCATTATCCAGTCAAGGAGATCGTTAAGGTCCCATACCACGTGCCAGCTCCTTATCCAGTTGAAAAGAAGGTCCCATACCCAGTCCATGTTCCAGTTGACCGACCAGTCCCAGTCAAGGTGTACGTGCCAGCTCCTTACCCAGTAGAGAAGAAGGTCCCAGTCCCAGTTAAGGTCCATGTCCCAGCCCCATACCCAGTTGAGAAGAAGGTCCTGGTCCCGGTCAAGGTCCCAGTCCATGTTGAAAAGCCATACCCAGTTGAGAAGGTTGTGCACTATCCAGTCCATGTCCCAGTTGACCGTCCAGTCCCTGTCCATGTTGCCAAGCCAGTGCCAGTCCCAGTTGAGAAACCAGTCCCATACCCAGTCTACAAGAAGGTCCCATACCCAGTCCATGTCCCAGTCGATCGTCCAGTCCCAGTGCACGTTGAAAAGCCAGTGCCAGTCCCAGTCAAGGTCCCAGTCCCACAACCCTACCCAGTTGTCAAGCACATCCCATACCCAGTAGAAAAGCACGTCCCATACCCAGTCAAGGTCCCAGTTGAACGCCCAGTCCCATACACTGTCGAGAAGCACATCCCAGTCGAAGTCGAGAAACCAGTCCCATACCCAGTCAAGGTCCCAGTCCATGTTCCAGTCCACCATGAGGAACATCATCACGAAGAATACCATCACTTCGATGATCACCACGATTTCCACCATGAACACTAAAAAACAGCAATTATTGTGATAAAACCCCCTTTACTTAATCGAAAATAGTTACCTCCCAGTTCCTTAATTACTAACCCCATTCCCATCCAagcgaaaaacaaaacaaaaccccCAAAGAAACTAACCCTCATTCGTATTCGACCATAAGAATGATCGGAATTTCAATGAACCCAAGCAAATGCGTTCAAACGTTCGTGATATTTACTAAGTTACCATAAATGTGTGCCTGTGGCAGCTTGCTTTTCCAGAGCTGCTCACAGGTCAAAATACTCACCGGAAAATTCCATCACAGCGCGCAACAACTAATTCAAGATTAAGATTTACATCAACCTACGACCGGAAAGTAATGATCGCAAACGGTGAGTGGCTTTTCCCCTCTCATCAACCGACCGGAGGAGAGCTAGCCCGTTTCCACATTAATTTTCCACCCAACaaagtccaaaaaaaaaacgtgaagcGCAGGCGAGCATTGTTATTTGTTTCTCAATTATtgttttacacgattgatacgCACGCCAGCGCCATCAATCGAGCGAAGAGAGTGGATTAtaaaaaacaatctcaaaagacttattaaaaaaatgaaccaaaaatcataaaaattcaacagttttcattttcTATCAAAAGCCACCTAcaattttgaagaaacttcCCCGATTACGGCCCCCCTACTTGTCAATTAAAAATGCAGCCGCACTCGACTGCAACGTCTTCACCGTCGAAAAAGAAGCGCGATTTATGGCATCGGATCATCGCCAGCCGTTCCACTTGAGCAACCACCCCCCAGCGAGCTATGTCTCACCTCTGCCAAAACGATAAAACCAACCCAAAGTGCAATGTGCCACTAATCAACGATTCgcttttcaatcaaaaaaaaaaaaaaataacaaccgACAAACGACATCACCATCGCCTTGTTGCGTAACTCGTTTTTTAATCGATAGCCACCTACTGTGTGTTCGAAACCAGTGCAAATTTCCTAAATCGATCCCCGCCTGTGGACATTGACACACATTGGATTTGCGATTCCGCTGCCATTCTGTcgatattcataaaaaaaaacatgcataaATTATTAAGCAGCATGAGGGGCACACCGCGGTGAAGGACTAACACAGAATGAAGAAATAAAAGTGATCAGCTCGAGTATAGACTCAACACAGTCGAGTAGATTGGCATCGGTAATCAATCCGATCCACGACAATCGATTCGATGTCGATCAATTTTCCGAGAGGAAATGTGGTCATAATTTAAACATAGTCATAGGTAAATGGCACGTTGCCCCGGATCGGCATGGgaaattgagaaatttgtttaattattgagttgttttttttttcctagaacGCATTGGGCAGGGTTGAATTCTGACACTAGACCAACTTTCTATTTTCAGTAGGAGTCGGTCGACTCGAGTGCGTCACTACGACCATTATAggatatctcaaaaagtatggGGACGGCTTTACCATTCTGTAATTTCAAGACTAGTGTagtgattttcacacattttattcttgcACTTTTCAAGAGTAGATTTTGAACTCCAAGCGGTGTTTTTCGCTCCTTGTTTGTTGATGGTGTAACATTTCTGTTCAGTTTTGCATAAATCGCGTTATATCTAagcaacttttttgaatttgtgCTAGgtcttgaaataaataaaatcagaacAAATATATCAGACTATCacttattttgatacaaattttaAGCTTAAGTATATGAAATTAGAAAAGAAATTTAAGATctgaatcattttatttttgccTTTTCCTTACAAGAGATATTTATTATCGATAAACCttaaatcaattaattttatttataccatcgatgggggtgacaatggatCTGAGTGGTGAGTTTgagtcaaaacggaaaaatatgatttatgatatatttcagctaataacgctgatattactaaaattaataattcatatgttagggaacatattattatacATAATTTATCACAATATACATTATTGGAAATAGTaagttttgtttaatatatcaataaacttgtatgttgaaactagacagtatttacatcaattaattgcTCCTgggcaaagtatcacgcatgtactttaacctctattgTGATATTAGTATAAGGTCGAAAGTCTTTTCAATACGCTTCACTCGTATTTTACGGAATCTGTTTCATAttatacactccaacctctttttacgaccgttttttatCGACGGTTCTTTTttcgaccacttttttacgaccgaattTCAGATTAACGatagtttttataaatgaccattatcttaaaaagtattcaaaatagaggatcatgatgttcagcaaaatttttcagtagttcaagggctaacatatggtggtcattgaatttcgaaattctgccactaggtggcgtgAGTGAgcatataaattttgttttgcggatatctcaggatcctgaccacttagaaagatggcgtcttcgacaaagttgttcagtagctcaagcgctatcattataaaagttatgagattcgaaattttgctatcaggcggcgctagtgagcatagaatttttgttttgtggatagctcaggatcctggcaacttagaaagatggcatcttcggcaaagttgttcagtagctcaaggactatcattataaacgctatgagattAGAAATttcgccactaggcggcgctagtgagcacataatttttgtttttcggagAGCTCTGGATTATGACTATTCAGAaaggtggcgtcttcggcaaaattgttcggtagctcaagcgctattatTAAAATAGTTATAATATTCAaaaccgctagcgcatgacggctcaccatagtagcatgtccgaaagaacttgaaactattgagaaccagagctacaggtccaaagccctgataaaggtggatggttgtgatggctatgaccgtggtcatcatgtaaagaacaagcggacgatgctgtatcgtgtcagcatcgaggaggcagcccctctagcacgatgtaggtagcgcaaccctggttaggtggcctatcgaagactcttcaccaaccaagaaaggcaaaagtagagcaaacggattgattttacggcaacagacccggcaacgaataaaggacaacgattggaaagttggatcttggaacgtgagaactttgaatgaacccgcgcgtgttgggctcctggctcgtgaactgcggaatgtcggcgtgaacgttgcagctatccaggaaatacgctggccgagaaccggagaacgcgaattccgagcggtggaccccatcgccaacacttcattcaagtaccacatctactacagcggtggcgacagagcagaacgtggggttggcttcatagtgattgggaagcagatgaagcgaattattcggtggaaaccggtaagcgaccgaatctgtgtgttgagaatgaagggcaagttcttcaactacagcctgatcagcatatatgcgccaacgaacgataagcccgatgatatgaaggatgagttctatgagagcctggataaggcctacggagagtgcccaaaacaagacgtcaagatagtcatcggcgacgcaaatgcgcagatcgggaaagaagatttcttccgacccgtcattggaacggaaagccttcattccgttaccaatgataatggcctgtggctagtaaccttcgctgctgctagagggatggcaatcagcagtacgtacttcgcgcgaaagaatatccgcaaacacacctggcgacacccgagtggcgatgcctgctcccaaatagaccacgtgctggttgatgggcgacatttctcagatgtcattgatgtcaggaccttccgaggccctaatatcgactcggatcattatctcgttgtagcacgagttccgcaacacacagaacgctacgcttcaatatacaacgtttgtcgactgatggggtagctgcgcagtaccgtcagcaactagacgagaagttgggaagagtcaacgttgctggagacgtcaacagcttgtgggaccctatccacgaagctgtgacaacaacggcgcgggaagtgatcggcactggtcaacgacgaagacggaacgactggttcgatgaagagtgccagagggtgacagacatgaagaatgccgccagaagccgtatgcttgtggccggtacccgacagaacagagagcggtacagggcagcgagagccgaagaaaagcgaatccaccgcagaaagaaaaggcagcacgaagaaagtgtggtagctgacgcacaagaaagcatgaaccggaatgatatgcggagattttatgcaacggtcaatggtgcgcggcacaataccgtaccagtgcccgccatatgcaatgatcgagaagggaatttgctgaccgacaaaacggcggtggctgccaggtggaaggagcactttcagcaattgttgaacggt includes:
- the LOC110677098 gene encoding pollen-specific leucine-rich repeat extensin-like protein 4 — encoded protein: MKTLVLLGLATLLVLSSAAEDKKAEEVKPVEQAEKKQEKRGLFDHDFGGHDFHEYEHHDHHDHHIDFHPHHEKTLTVIKKVPVPYPVEKHIPVPVEKHIPVPVKVGVPKPYPVYKTVHYPVKEIVKVPYHVPAPYPVEKKVPYPVHVPVDRPVPVKVYVPAPYPVEKKVPVPVKVHVPAPYPVEKKVLVPVKVPVHVEKPYPVEKVVHYPVHVPVDRPVPVHVAKPVPVPVEKPVPYPVYKKVPYPVHVPVDRPVPVHVEKPVPVPVKVPVPQPYPVVKHIPYPVEKHVPYPVKVPVERPVPYTVEKHIPVEVEKPVPYPVKVPVHVPVHHEEHHHEEYHHFDDHHDFHHEH